In Trifolium pratense cultivar HEN17-A07 linkage group LG7, ARS_RC_1.1, whole genome shotgun sequence, a genomic segment contains:
- the LOC123894268 gene encoding uncharacterized protein KIAA0930 homolog isoform X1: MLGDGSETPSRYELLTMVKKHSNLIGKTVVEEQDAPDVEMDMKFWHDVFDLYFVRGKESRGRQDDDLVFFVRKLVSRGSGSNSDTENVDPYFVRRWAPELSNLIDETSIDVDWRRSFYLNLIAHTSFTVTVAICSQQVLQNHQAGKDTSLSPIYKVVKTVYASPSRVNFQLDSKKEVETTPAYPDICFAIDDFDSTFDAVVLTEKDHCYCVVLNAHDGAAFPSEKVSNDCSTSDDSSVEVCTSTSSTTKTDTKLTLFSGFVSYQMVRDAYDAGKSRFGSLLSGGHYSGKTDRIYMKGPGGRGEVEVAVSGVADQSQQDSGPHSPVISKKGFGLGVIVRRAASVASVAAKHAYAAASSPNLDEMIPLKCSLMSISLPWEYIAYDLLFKGAPPVNM, from the exons atgcttgGCGATGGAAGCGAAACTCCTTCAAG atatGAATTGTTGACTATGGTGAAGAAGCACTCAAACTTAATAGGAAAAACTGTTGTTGAAGAACAAGATGCTCCTGATGTTGAAATGGATATGAAATTTTGGCATGATGTATTTGATTTGTATTTTGTTCGTGGTAAAGAATCTAGAGGACGCCAAGATGATGATCTTGTTTTCTTTGTCAGAAAATTG GTTTCTCGAGGTTCTGGTTCTAATAGCGATACAGAGAATGTTGATCCGTATTTTGTACGCAGGTGGGCACCTGAG TTGAGCAACTTAATTGATGAAACTTCAATTGACGTGGATTGGAGGCGTTCATTTTACTTGAATTTAATTGCTCATACATCATTCACTGTAACTGTTGCAATTTGCAG TCAACAGGTTCTTCAGAACCATCAAGCTGGGAAGGATACATCTTTATCCCCTATATATAAG GTTGTGAAGACTGTTTATGCATCTCCAAGTCGTGTCAATTTTCAATTGGACTCTAAAAAG GAAGTGGAAACAACACCTGCTTATCCGGATATATGCTTTGCAATTGATGATTTCGACTCCACATTTGATGCTGTG GTTTTGACTGAAAAAGATCATTGCTATTGTGTAGTTCTTAATGCACATGACGGGGCAGCATTTCCTAGTGAAAAGGTGTCAAATGATTGCAGTACTAGTGATGATTCCTCAGTGGAAGTTTGTACTAGTACTAGTTCTACTACAAAAACAGACACTAAG CTTACCCTTTTCTCAGGATTTGTCAGCTATCAGATGGTTAGAGATGCATATGATG CCGGAAAATCTCGATTTGGGAGCCTTTTATCAGGAGGCCATTATTCTGGCAAAACAGATAGGATTTACATGAAAGGTCCCGGAGGCCGTGGGGAAGTTGAAGTAGCTGTTTCTGGTGTTGCAG ATCAAAGCCAGCAGGATTCAGGACCACATTCTCCAGTTATATCGAAGAAAGGGTTTGGATTAGGTGTAATTGTCCGCAGAGCTGCATCGGTTGCATCAGTAGCAGCAAAGCATGCTTATGCTGCTGCCTCTAGCCCAAATTTGGATGAAATGATACCTTTGAAGTGCAGCTTAATGTCCATATCGTTGCCCTGGGAATATATAGCTTATGATCTTCTGTTTAAG GGAGCTCCTCCAGTGAACATGTGA
- the LOC123894268 gene encoding uncharacterized protein KIAA0930 homolog isoform X2, which translates to MLGDGSETPSRYELLTMVKKHSNLIGKTVVEEQDAPDVEMDMKFWHDVFDLYFVRGKESRGRQDDDLVFFVRKLVSRGSGSNSDTENVDPYFVRRWAPELSNLIDETSIDVDWRRSFYLNLIAHTSFTVTVAICSQQVLQNHQAGKDTSLSPIYKVVKTVYASPSRVNFQLDSKKEVETTPAYPDICFAIDDFDSTFDAVVLTEKDHCYCVVLNAHDGAAFPSEKVSNDCSTSDDSSVEVCTSTSSTTKTDTKLTLFSGFVSYQMVRDAYDAGKSRFGSLLSGGHYSGKTDRIYMKGPGGRGEVEVAVSGVAGIY; encoded by the exons atgcttgGCGATGGAAGCGAAACTCCTTCAAG atatGAATTGTTGACTATGGTGAAGAAGCACTCAAACTTAATAGGAAAAACTGTTGTTGAAGAACAAGATGCTCCTGATGTTGAAATGGATATGAAATTTTGGCATGATGTATTTGATTTGTATTTTGTTCGTGGTAAAGAATCTAGAGGACGCCAAGATGATGATCTTGTTTTCTTTGTCAGAAAATTG GTTTCTCGAGGTTCTGGTTCTAATAGCGATACAGAGAATGTTGATCCGTATTTTGTACGCAGGTGGGCACCTGAG TTGAGCAACTTAATTGATGAAACTTCAATTGACGTGGATTGGAGGCGTTCATTTTACTTGAATTTAATTGCTCATACATCATTCACTGTAACTGTTGCAATTTGCAG TCAACAGGTTCTTCAGAACCATCAAGCTGGGAAGGATACATCTTTATCCCCTATATATAAG GTTGTGAAGACTGTTTATGCATCTCCAAGTCGTGTCAATTTTCAATTGGACTCTAAAAAG GAAGTGGAAACAACACCTGCTTATCCGGATATATGCTTTGCAATTGATGATTTCGACTCCACATTTGATGCTGTG GTTTTGACTGAAAAAGATCATTGCTATTGTGTAGTTCTTAATGCACATGACGGGGCAGCATTTCCTAGTGAAAAGGTGTCAAATGATTGCAGTACTAGTGATGATTCCTCAGTGGAAGTTTGTACTAGTACTAGTTCTACTACAAAAACAGACACTAAG CTTACCCTTTTCTCAGGATTTGTCAGCTATCAGATGGTTAGAGATGCATATGATG CCGGAAAATCTCGATTTGGGAGCCTTTTATCAGGAGGCCATTATTCTGGCAAAACAGATAGGATTTACATGAAAGGTCCCGGAGGCCGTGGGGAAGTTGAAGTAGCTGTTTCTGGTGTTGCAG GTATATATTAA